In a single window of the Rhodamnia argentea isolate NSW1041297 chromosome 2, ASM2092103v1, whole genome shotgun sequence genome:
- the LOC115751466 gene encoding glutathione S-transferase TCHQD: MQLYHHPYSLDSQKVRLALEEKGIDYTSFHVNPITGKNLRPSFFRMNPTARLPVFQNGSHVIFDTIEIIQYIERIALVSVGSDGIAFSSDEVIKWMHKIQEWNPKFFTLSHVPEKYRQAVSKFLRRVLIARMAESHDLASSYHRKLKEAYDTEEKLRDPDVVRRSKEHLIRLLDEIEDKLNETAYIAGEEFSMADVMLMPVLARLALLNLEDEYINSRPNMAKYWSLVQQRPSYKKVIGRYFGSWRKYKTLAKTWCFIRLRSTLKKY; the protein is encoded by the exons ATGCAGCTGTATCATCACCCATATTCATTGGACAGCCAAAAAGTAAGGCTGGCTTTGGAGGAGAAAGGCATTGATTACACATCCTTCCATGTGAATCCGATAACAGGCAAAAATTTGAGGCCTTCCTTCTTCAGAATGAACCCGACTGCAAGACTCCCTGTTTTCCAGAATGGTTCGCATGTCATCTTTGATACTATTGAAATCATTCA GTACATAGAGAGAATTGCACTTGTCTCTGTTGGTAGCGATGGCATCGCCTTCAGCAGTGATGAAGTCATTAAGTGGATGCATAAAATACAGGAGTGGAATCCAAAGTTTTTCACATTATCCCACGTCCCTGAGAAGTATCGGCAAGCAGTGTCCAAGTTTTTAAGAAGAGTCTTGATTGCTCGGATGGCCGAGTCGCATGACCTGGCAAGTTCCTACCACCGTAAGCTAAAAGAGGCGTATGACACTGAAGAGAAGCTGAGAGACCCAGATGTTGTAAGGCGGAGCAAGGAACATCTAATCAGACTTCTTGATGAAATCGAGGACAAGTTGAATGAGACGGCTTATATTGCAGGGGAAGAGTTCAGCATGGCAGATGTGATGTTAATGCCCGTGCTAGCTCGTTTGGCACTCCTGAATTTGGAAGACGAGTATATAAACAGCAGGCCAAACATGGCCAAATACTGGAGTTTGGTTCAGCAAAGGCCTTCCTATAAAAAAGTGATAGGAAGATACTTTGGCAGCTGGAGGAAGTACAAGACCCTGGCTAAGACTTGGTGTTTCATACGGCTCAGGAGCACGCTGAAGAAGTATTAA
- the LOC115751474 gene encoding agamous-like MADS-box protein MADS9, whose product MGRGKIEIKRIENSNNRQVTYSKRRNGLIKKAKEISVLCDAQVSVIIFGSSGKMHEYCSSNTSLVDILDQYHTQCGKRLWDAKHENLSNELDRIKKENDNLQIQLRHLKGEDITSLNHRELIILEDSLENGLTCVRDQKDEVVMTHRRNHKQREEETKELHFFAQHRDMMMAENARAGNDEYHQRIKADFGSAAYRVQPIQPNLQRRF is encoded by the exons atgggGAGAGGTAAGATCGAGATAAAGAGGATAGAGAACTCAAACAACAGGCAGGTGACCTACTCAAAGAGAAGGAACGGGCTGATCAAGAAGGCTAAGGAGATCTCTGTCCTGTGTGATGCTCAAGTGTCTGTGATCATCTTTGGTAGCTCTGGGAAGATGCATGAGTACTGCAGCTCTAACACCTC ATTGGTTGATATATTGGACCAGTATCACACACAGTGTGGGAAGAGGCTTTGGGATGCTAAGCATGAG AATCTGAGCAATGAACTGGATAGGATCAAAAAGGAGAACGATAACTTGCAGATTCAGCTCAg GCACCTGAAAGGTGAAGACATAACATCACTAAACCATAGAGAGCTGATAATCCTAGAAGACAGTCTCGAAAATGGCCTCACATGTGTCCGAGACCAGAAG GATGAGGTTGTCATGACCCACAGGAGAAAC CACAAGCAGCGGGAGGAGGAGACTAAGGAGCTCCATTTTTTTGCG caaCATAGAGACATGATGATGGCCGAAAATGCTAGAGCTGGGAACGATGAATACCATCAAAGAATCAAGGCCGACTTCGGCTCTGCCGCCTACCGTGTGCAACCGATCCAGCCAAACCTACAACGAAGGTTCTAA